One Acinetobacter pullicarnis genomic region harbors:
- a CDS encoding OmpP1/FadL family transporter, with translation MKAVVQPLTLSLLLSGFCLPAYATNGYFMHSFGVKAQGNAGAATAHFQDALSIASNPAGLSWVNNQFNLGATLFSPDRSAEIKGNAAGANGQYDGNARRYFVIPEFAYRHAVNDQVALGIALYGNGGMNTGYKSNPFAAFGNQGSAGVNLSQVFVSPAVSWQYTAHQSIGVATNFLYQRFDAKGLNGFAGFSRDPEHLSNQGADSAAGIGVRVGWAGKFLDQRLSLGASYASKIKADRFAEYQGLFADQGNFDVPENYALGVAYKVTPQLTLAADVQRILYADLISVGNRFDINRLQQGERFGDRQGPGFGWNNINVYKLAVNYQVHPKLLLRAGYSHSDQPVPASQSFLNILAPAVVQDHASIGATWEIDAHQAWSVAYTHAFEKDLKGNGSIPAAFGGGEANLKMSQDILGLAYAYQY, from the coding sequence ATGAAAGCCGTCGTTCAACCGTTGACTTTAAGTTTGTTGTTGTCTGGCTTTTGTCTGCCGGCATACGCAACCAACGGTTATTTTATGCATAGTTTTGGGGTTAAGGCGCAGGGTAATGCTGGAGCTGCCACAGCTCATTTTCAAGATGCCTTAAGCATTGCCAGTAATCCCGCAGGATTAAGTTGGGTAAATAATCAATTTAATCTGGGTGCCACATTATTCTCACCCGATCGTTCAGCTGAAATTAAAGGAAATGCCGCGGGTGCAAATGGACAATATGATGGCAATGCTCGTCGATATTTTGTTATACCAGAGTTTGCCTATCGCCATGCGGTTAATGATCAGGTCGCGCTTGGGATTGCACTTTACGGCAATGGTGGGATGAATACTGGCTATAAATCTAATCCCTTTGCCGCTTTTGGTAATCAGGGTAGTGCAGGGGTGAATTTAAGCCAAGTCTTTGTTTCTCCTGCTGTATCTTGGCAATATACGGCTCATCAATCGATTGGTGTGGCTACCAATTTTTTATACCAGCGCTTTGATGCTAAAGGCTTAAATGGTTTTGCTGGCTTTTCACGTGATCCTGAGCATTTGAGTAATCAGGGTGCGGACAGTGCTGCGGGAATTGGTGTGCGTGTGGGGTGGGCTGGGAAATTTTTAGATCAACGCCTAAGTTTGGGGGCGAGCTATGCTTCTAAAATTAAAGCAGATCGTTTTGCTGAATACCAGGGCTTGTTTGCGGATCAGGGCAACTTTGATGTCCCTGAAAATTATGCGCTTGGTGTCGCCTACAAGGTTACACCGCAGTTAACGCTAGCAGCCGATGTACAGCGAATTCTTTATGCCGATCTGATTTCTGTTGGTAATCGTTTTGACATTAATCGGTTACAACAGGGTGAGCGCTTTGGGGACCGACAGGGGCCAGGCTTTGGTTGGAATAATATCAATGTCTATAAACTTGCGGTGAATTATCAGGTGCATCCGAAATTGCTGTTGCGTGCCGGTTATAGTCATAGTGATCAGCCAGTACCTGCCAGTCAAAGCTTTTTAAATATCCTTGCACCTGCTGTTGTACAAGACCATGCCAGTATTGGTGCAACATGGGAGATCGATGCTCATCAAGCGTGGAGTGTGGCATATACCCATGCATTTGAAAAAGACCTGAAAGGAAATGGGTCAATTCCAGCAGCTTTTGGTGGAGGTGAGGCCAATTTGAAGATGAGTCAGGATATATTGGGCTTGGCTTATGCTTATCAGTATTGA
- the ompR gene encoding osmolarity response regulator transcription factor OmpR: MSLVVPAENTDVVHHETDRVERILVVDDDVRLRTLLQRFLEDKGFVVKTAHDATQMDRLLQRELFSLIVLDFMLPVEDGLSICRRLRQSNIDTPIIMLTARGSDSDRIAGLEAGADDYLPKPFNPNELLARIRAVLRRQVREVPGAPSQNVEVVSFGPWSLDLSTRTLTREGQVVTLTTGEFAVLKALVQHPREPLTRDKLMNLARGREWGAMERSIDVQVSRLRRLIEENPARARYIQTVWGVGYVFVPDGAE; the protein is encoded by the coding sequence ATGAGTTTAGTTGTACCTGCTGAAAATACAGATGTCGTTCACCATGAAACGGATCGAGTTGAACGCATCTTGGTGGTCGATGATGATGTCCGTTTACGCACACTTTTACAGCGATTTTTGGAAGATAAAGGGTTTGTGGTCAAAACAGCCCATGATGCAACTCAGATGGATCGTTTACTACAACGTGAATTATTTTCTCTGATCGTATTGGACTTTATGCTTCCGGTAGAAGATGGCCTGAGTATTTGCCGACGTTTACGTCAGTCCAATATTGACACCCCAATTATTATGCTTACTGCACGCGGCAGCGACTCAGACCGTATTGCGGGTCTCGAAGCGGGTGCAGATGACTATCTACCAAAACCCTTTAATCCGAACGAATTACTGGCACGTATTCGTGCAGTACTGCGTCGACAAGTTCGTGAAGTTCCCGGTGCGCCAAGTCAAAATGTTGAAGTGGTTTCCTTTGGCCCGTGGTCACTGGATCTTTCAACCCGCACACTGACACGTGAAGGCCAAGTCGTCACCTTAACCACAGGTGAGTTTGCCGTACTCAAAGCCTTGGTACAGCATCCACGTGAGCCGCTAACCCGTGACAAACTCATGAACTTAGCACGTGGCCGTGAATGGGGAGCAATGGAGCGCTCGATTGACGTTCAAGTTTCACGTCTACGTCGCCTCATCGAAGAAAACCCAGCCCGTGCACGTTACATACAAACCGTATGGGGCGTCGGCTATGTTTTTGTTCCAGATGGTGCTGAATAA
- a CDS encoding ATP-binding protein, giving the protein MKQEPIDIQAFNDFEAYSEKKRTRWERFLDKIKPRSAAMRTTVLVIFVVFISWFTTLWFFWRTLYLPELQQHARYIAMELEVINNPDVRVFNKGVEINIDDWLEQRIGIEYVTNPKEYPNVKDKLLADYITGHIEDKVAQEMAIKDVTVYFQFKPSPRIWIQTPAMNGHWVREPLKTYANYSSELVFGWLLGVPILSFIIILTLVRQLNRPLRRLQNAANQYSKTSKAPYLETNHGPQEIREVNQAFNLMVYTLDQAERDRLIMLAGISHDLRTPLTRIRLSAEMMPDDDFLKEGLIYDVEDMDAILNQFISYMRDGSDEEIQDTNINSLLQELVIQFKPLDIRFQAQPLPIIAARSLSLKRLIGNLINNAKRYGAEPIELAAFIDEEKLFIRVSDHGEGIPEDQIEDLMQPFVRGNAARTVQGSGLGLAIVKRIVDIHQGEILIHNREIGGLEVTISLPLASTEQEVATPNTALGKIKQTLTERF; this is encoded by the coding sequence GTGAAACAAGAACCAATTGATATACAAGCATTTAATGATTTTGAGGCATATTCTGAGAAAAAACGAACCCGTTGGGAACGCTTTTTAGACAAGATTAAGCCGCGATCAGCTGCCATGCGCACCACAGTGTTGGTGATTTTTGTGGTCTTTATCAGTTGGTTCACCACGCTTTGGTTTTTCTGGCGAACCCTTTACTTACCTGAACTACAGCAACATGCACGCTATATTGCCATGGAGCTAGAAGTCATTAACAATCCTGATGTCCGTGTCTTTAATAAAGGCGTTGAAATCAATATTGATGACTGGTTAGAACAGCGGATCGGCATTGAATATGTCACCAATCCCAAAGAATATCCCAATGTTAAAGATAAACTCTTAGCAGACTACATCACTGGGCATATTGAAGATAAAGTCGCCCAAGAAATGGCGATTAAAGATGTAACGGTCTACTTCCAATTCAAACCCAGCCCACGGATTTGGATTCAAACCCCTGCAATGAATGGTCATTGGGTCAGAGAACCCCTTAAAACCTATGCCAACTATAGCTCAGAACTTGTCTTTGGCTGGCTGCTGGGTGTGCCCATTCTCTCCTTTATTATTATTTTGACCTTGGTCCGACAATTAAACCGCCCTTTGCGACGTCTGCAAAACGCAGCCAATCAATACAGTAAAACCAGTAAAGCCCCTTACTTGGAAACCAATCACGGTCCCCAAGAAATTCGAGAAGTGAATCAAGCCTTTAATCTCATGGTCTATACCCTCGATCAGGCTGAACGTGATCGCTTAATTATGTTGGCAGGGATTTCCCACGATTTAAGAACCCCACTCACCCGCATTCGCTTAAGTGCTGAAATGATGCCAGATGACGATTTCCTCAAAGAAGGTCTGATCTATGATGTCGAAGATATGGATGCGATTCTAAATCAGTTCATTTCTTATATGCGTGATGGTTCAGATGAAGAGATACAAGACACCAATATCAACAGCCTACTCCAAGAGCTTGTGATTCAATTTAAACCGCTGGATATCCGCTTTCAAGCACAACCGCTTCCGATCATTGCTGCACGCTCATTGTCGTTAAAACGCCTCATCGGCAACTTAATTAACAACGCAAAACGTTATGGTGCAGAACCAATCGAACTTGCTGCATTTATCGATGAAGAAAAACTCTTTATTCGCGTTTCCGACCATGGCGAAGGCATTCCCGAAGATCAAATTGAAGATCTCATGCAACCTTTTGTCCGTGGCAATGCAGCACGAACCGTACAAGGCAGTGGACTGGGTCTCGCGATTGTAAAACGTATTGTCGATATCCATCAGGGTGAAATATTAATTCACAATCGTGAGATCGGTGGTTTAGAAGTAACGATCTCACTCCCCCTCGCCAGTACCGAACAAGAAGTCGCCACACCCAACACCGCACTCGGTAAAATTAAGCAAACACTCACTGAGCGTTTTTAA
- a CDS encoding acetyl-CoA hydrolase/transferase family protein, with the protein MALDRIRLASLHDKVMSAEQAATFIEDGMTVGMSGFTRAGEAKAVSLALIKQAKANPLKITLITGASLGNDLDKQFTEVGLLARRLPFQVDNTLRRAINNGEVMFVDQHLSETVEQMRNQQLKRPEVAVIEAIAITEDGGIIPTTSVGNSASLALFADKIIVEINTSLDPAFEGLHDIFIPGQRPTRQPIPLTQIDERIGTTAIQVDPARIVGIVFNDTDDSPSTVTAPDDETQGIANHLIAFFEKEVAAKRLPANLGPLQAGIGSIANAVLTGLKDSNFENLVMYSEVLQDCTFELIDAGKMTFASGSSITLSKEYGDKVFGNIEAYKDKLVLRPQEISNHPELVRRLGIIGINTALEFDIYGNVNSTHVCGSKMMNGIGGSGDFARNANLAIFVTKAIAKGGDISSIVPMVSHVDHSEHDVDILVTEQGLADLRGLAPRERARAIIDNCAHPLYRNALNDYFDRSCAKGGHTPHLLREALSWHANFEETGNMLVEKKISQPA; encoded by the coding sequence ATGGCCTTAGACCGCATTCGTTTAGCTTCACTTCACGACAAAGTCATGAGTGCTGAGCAAGCTGCAACCTTTATTGAAGACGGTATGACCGTTGGTATGAGTGGATTCACCCGTGCTGGTGAAGCGAAAGCAGTTTCTTTGGCGCTTATTAAGCAAGCCAAAGCCAATCCACTAAAAATCACCCTGATTACGGGTGCGAGTTTGGGTAATGATTTAGATAAACAATTTACTGAAGTCGGCCTACTTGCACGTCGTCTACCGTTCCAAGTTGATAATACGCTCCGTCGTGCCATCAACAATGGCGAAGTGATGTTTGTTGACCAGCATTTGTCTGAAACTGTAGAGCAAATGCGTAATCAACAGCTCAAGCGTCCTGAAGTTGCCGTTATTGAAGCGATTGCAATTACTGAAGATGGTGGGATTATTCCAACGACCTCAGTCGGTAACTCTGCTAGTCTTGCGCTGTTCGCTGATAAAATTATTGTAGAAATCAACACATCGCTTGATCCAGCATTTGAAGGTCTGCATGACATTTTCATTCCTGGTCAACGCCCAACGCGCCAACCTATTCCATTAACTCAAATTGATGAGCGCATTGGTACAACAGCAATTCAAGTTGATCCGGCTCGCATTGTCGGTATCGTATTCAACGATACTGATGACTCACCTTCAACAGTGACTGCACCAGATGACGAAACACAAGGGATTGCCAATCACCTGATTGCGTTCTTTGAAAAAGAAGTGGCCGCTAAACGCCTCCCTGCAAATTTAGGTCCATTACAAGCTGGTATTGGTTCGATTGCCAATGCTGTATTGACAGGCCTAAAAGATTCGAACTTTGAAAACCTTGTAATGTACTCTGAAGTATTACAAGACTGTACTTTCGAATTAATTGATGCAGGCAAAATGACTTTTGCTTCAGGCTCTTCAATCACGCTTTCCAAAGAATACGGTGACAAAGTCTTTGGCAACATCGAAGCTTACAAAGACAAATTGGTTCTCCGTCCACAAGAAATTTCAAACCATCCTGAGCTTGTACGTCGTCTCGGTATTATTGGAATCAATACTGCACTTGAGTTTGATATCTACGGTAACGTCAACTCAACTCACGTTTGCGGTAGCAAAATGATGAACGGTATCGGTGGGTCAGGTGACTTTGCGCGTAATGCAAACTTGGCTATTTTTGTGACCAAAGCAATTGCAAAAGGTGGAGACATCTCTTCAATCGTTCCAATGGTTTCACACGTTGACCATTCTGAGCACGATGTAGATATTCTTGTGACTGAACAAGGTCTTGCTGATCTTCGCGGCTTAGCGCCACGTGAGCGTGCACGCGCAATTATCGACAACTGTGCACACCCACTGTATCGCAATGCGCTAAACGATTACTTTGATCGTTCATGTGCTAAAGGCGGTCACACACCACACCTGTTGCGTGAAGCCCTCTCTTGGCATGCAAACTTTGAAGAAACAGGTAACATGTTGGTTGAAAAGAAAATTTCTCAACCTGCATAA